From Verrucomicrobiia bacterium, a single genomic window includes:
- the phoU gene encoding phosphate signaling complex protein PhoU: protein MEHLIDMELDALKQALLTMASHAETAVNRAVRALQERDHALASQVNDDDVVIDRYEIEIDERAIQLLAKAPLAGDLRFVTVAMKISQNLERVGDEAAKIAKRARDLSGEAPVRVQIDVQPMAALAISMLRDALDAFVRRDAAAAREILPRDRGVNSMNKQFSAVLADHMSNHSSEVKGCLKLMVVVKSLERIADHAKNVAEEVVFLCEAQDIRHASKARFSQGSTR, encoded by the coding sequence ATGGAGCATCTCATCGATATGGAACTCGACGCACTGAAGCAGGCCTTGCTGACAATGGCGAGCCACGCTGAAACCGCGGTGAATCGCGCCGTGCGCGCCCTGCAGGAGCGTGACCACGCTCTGGCCTCGCAAGTGAACGACGATGATGTCGTGATCGACCGTTATGAAATTGAGATCGACGAAAGGGCGATCCAGCTTCTGGCGAAAGCTCCGCTGGCAGGCGACCTGCGGTTCGTAACCGTGGCAATGAAGATCTCTCAGAATCTCGAACGCGTGGGCGACGAGGCAGCGAAGATTGCCAAGCGCGCTCGTGACCTGAGCGGCGAGGCGCCCGTGCGGGTCCAGATCGACGTGCAGCCAATGGCGGCGCTCGCCATTTCCATGTTGCGGGATGCTTTGGATGCATTCGTCCGGCGCGATGCTGCTGCAGCTCGGGAAATTCTGCCGCGCGATCGCGGCGTCAATTCGATGAACAAGCAGTTCAGCGCCGTCCTTGCGGATCACATGTCGAACCATTCAAGTGAAGTGAAGGGGTGCTTGAAGCTGATGGTGGTGGTTAAGAGCCTGGAACGCATTGCCGATCACGCCAAGAATGTGGCCGAGGAAGTTGTTTTCCTTTGTGAAGCGCAGGATATCCGTCATGCCAGCAAAGCACGCTTTTCCCAGGGAAGCACTCGCTAG
- a CDS encoding response regulator transcription factor, which translates to MAVKSKILVVDDEPEAVELVEFNLQQAGFKVITAADGAEALEKIRTEPPDLIVLDLMIPEIGGLDVCKILRRQPVTASIPIIMLTARAAEVDRVVGLELGADDYVTKPFSPRELVLRIRKLLQRGKEDSQDVIRFGSLVIDIPRHMVSWQGESLDLTATEFKLLTLLAQRRGRVQSRDQLLRDVWDYNSLVDTRTVDTHMRRLREKLGPAAKHLDTVRGVGYRFIEAQ; encoded by the coding sequence ATGGCTGTGAAATCGAAGATACTCGTCGTGGACGACGAACCCGAAGCGGTGGAACTCGTCGAGTTCAACCTGCAGCAGGCGGGGTTCAAGGTCATCACCGCGGCTGACGGCGCTGAGGCACTGGAAAAGATTCGCACCGAGCCTCCTGATTTGATCGTGCTGGATTTGATGATCCCTGAGATTGGCGGATTGGACGTCTGCAAGATCTTGCGGCGCCAGCCAGTCACGGCCAGCATTCCGATCATCATGCTGACGGCGCGGGCTGCGGAAGTGGACCGCGTGGTGGGCCTGGAACTAGGCGCCGACGACTACGTTACGAAACCGTTCAGTCCCCGCGAACTTGTCCTGCGGATTCGAAAGCTGTTGCAGCGCGGCAAGGAGGATTCGCAGGACGTAATACGGTTTGGATCGCTTGTCATCGACATTCCGAGGCATATGGTCAGCTGGCAGGGTGAATCACTGGACCTTACGGCGACCGAATTCAAGCTGCTGACGCTTCTCGCGCAGCGCCGCGGCCGGGTTCAGTCAAGGGACCAGTTATTGCGGGACGTGTGGGATTACAACAGCCTGGTCGATACACGCACAGTCGATACCCACATGCGGCGCCTTCGAGAAAAGCTCGGACCTGCCGCAAAACATCTCGATACCGTGAGAGGCGTGGGCTACCGCTTCATCGAAGCTCAATAA
- a CDS encoding ATP-binding protein, which produces MLWPALAILFLVVAVTLHFRWQNRFNRAQSDARRQIRELEDRLHSEVLDREARQQRVFDSMVEGLLVLDPNDRIELANRAFIRLFQIDTDVRGKTVLEVLRRHELAELLKRADSNTPGQEYEFTLEGSAERWLHINSATLQDSEGTRQGAILVFHDLTRVKQLERTREEFVANVSHELRTPLSLIKGYVETLLDGARDDPELSTKFLHTIRRNSERLQFLIEDLLTISELESGRMAMNVQPVSLRAVIDRVIDDHRSEIAARRTVVENESPEMMIDADSDRLHQVLGNLISNALKYGKPDGTVQIGAQQQQGGWVHVWVQDDGPGIPLDALGRVFERFYRVDKARSRETGGTGLGLSIVKHIVQSHGGTVWAESDPGKGATFHFTIPAHVENP; this is translated from the coding sequence GTGCTCTGGCCGGCCCTTGCCATCCTGTTCCTGGTTGTCGCTGTCACGCTCCATTTCCGGTGGCAGAACCGATTCAATCGAGCACAATCCGACGCGCGGCGGCAGATTCGTGAACTCGAAGATCGCCTGCACAGCGAAGTCCTCGATCGCGAGGCGCGGCAGCAACGCGTCTTCGACAGCATGGTGGAAGGATTGCTCGTTCTCGATCCGAATGACAGGATCGAGTTGGCAAACCGCGCCTTCATTCGGCTGTTCCAGATCGACACCGATGTGCGCGGAAAGACGGTCCTGGAAGTCTTGAGACGCCATGAACTGGCTGAGTTGTTGAAGCGCGCCGACAGCAACACGCCTGGGCAGGAGTATGAATTCACCCTGGAAGGTTCGGCTGAGCGCTGGCTTCACATCAATTCTGCGACATTGCAGGACAGCGAGGGCACTCGCCAGGGCGCGATCCTCGTCTTCCATGACCTGACCCGCGTCAAGCAACTGGAACGCACGCGCGAGGAATTTGTTGCGAATGTGAGCCACGAGCTGCGCACACCGCTTTCGTTGATCAAAGGCTATGTAGAAACGCTGCTGGACGGCGCGCGCGATGATCCGGAGCTTTCAACAAAATTTCTCCACACCATCCGCCGCAATTCCGAACGTCTGCAATTTCTTATCGAAGACCTGCTGACCATATCGGAATTGGAGTCCGGACGGATGGCAATGAACGTTCAACCGGTTTCACTGCGCGCAGTCATCGATAGAGTGATCGACGATCATCGATCAGAAATCGCAGCGCGCCGCACTGTTGTGGAAAACGAATCGCCAGAGATGATGATTGATGCGGATAGCGACCGGCTGCACCAGGTGCTTGGAAATTTGATCAGCAACGCTTTGAAGTACGGGAAGCCCGATGGCACGGTTCAAATTGGCGCGCAACAACAACAGGGCGGATGGGTGCACGTGTGGGTTCAGGATGATGGCCCCGGAATTCCATTGGATGCGTTGGGCCGCGTCTTCGAACGGTTCTACCGGGTTGACAAGGCAAGATCGCGTGAAACAGGCGGCACGGGATTGGGCCTATCGATTGTGAAACACATCGTTCAAAGCCATGGCGGCACGGTCTGGGCCGAGAGTGACCCTGGGAAAGGCGCGACGTTTCACTTTACAATTCCAGCGCACGTCGAAAATCCCTGA